One genomic region from Aliarcobacter cryaerophilus ATCC 43158 encodes:
- a CDS encoding NnrS family protein, with product MTSWYKKFASQPHQPFFTNGIIFFILFITLFAFAYSNSIKLDTTLLKYHAYALIFVVFIQFFLGFLFVVFPKFLMQSEIASKDYMGQFFLYFISSLGIFLSLIFYSKITILFQLLMLFAQILSFRLLYSIHKKSIMKDKNDTKWVLMAFSTGIVSHFLYIVSEFDFNLSYLVSKIAINSGFYLFLFMIIFVISQRMIPFFTRVMVPTYIINKSPKLLDTIFFLLLLKVILLSFDNPKLNLFADVPIFLFIVKELVRWKMPTFRTPPIVWILHLGLYWIVVAFFISIIEGIFSFIYPNFYFEKVVIHTLAIGYFVTVLIGFGTRVVLGHSGRKIETKLFALSIFISVQILAIVRIFASICVNFGLNYIFFIELSAILLIVALIIWSYKYVSILLENDKKPEIVVQKIDENKKEEFKPKWKV from the coding sequence ATGACTTCGTGGTACAAAAAGTTTGCTTCGCAACCACATCAACCATTTTTTACAAATGGTATAATATTTTTTATACTTTTTATAACTCTATTTGCTTTTGCTTATTCAAATAGTATAAAATTAGATACAACACTTTTGAAATATCATGCATATGCTCTTATTTTTGTAGTATTTATTCAGTTTTTTTTGGGATTTTTATTTGTTGTTTTTCCAAAATTTTTGATGCAAAGTGAAATAGCTTCAAAAGATTATATGGGACAATTTTTTCTATATTTTATATCTAGTTTAGGTATTTTTCTTTCGCTTATTTTTTACTCTAAAATTACAATTTTATTCCAACTTCTAATGCTTTTTGCTCAAATTTTGAGTTTTAGACTTCTTTATAGTATTCATAAAAAAAGTATTATGAAAGATAAAAATGATACAAAATGGGTTTTAATGGCATTTAGTACAGGAATCGTTTCTCATTTTTTATATATAGTTTCAGAATTTGATTTTAATTTATCTTATTTGGTTTCAAAAATTGCTATAAATAGTGGATTTTATCTATTTTTATTTATGATTATTTTTGTAATTTCTCAAAGAATGATTCCTTTTTTTACAAGAGTTATGGTTCCTACATATATTATAAATAAGAGTCCAAAGCTTTTGGATACTATATTTTTTCTACTTCTTTTAAAAGTGATTTTACTATCTTTTGATAATCCAAAGCTAAATCTTTTTGCAGATGTTCCTATCTTCTTATTTATCGTAAAAGAGTTAGTTCGTTGGAAAATGCCAACATTTAGAACACCACCAATAGTTTGGATTTTACACCTTGGTTTATATTGGATTGTTGTAGCATTTTTTATATCTATTATTGAAGGTATTTTTTCTTTTATTTATCCAAATTTTTACTTTGAAAAAGTTGTAATTCATACTTTGGCTATTGGATATTTTGTTACTGTTTTGATAGGGTTTGGTACTAGAGTAGTGCTTGGTCACTCTGGAAGAAAAATAGAGACAAAACTTTTTGCACTTTCTATATTTATAAGTGTTCAGATTTTAGCTATAGTTAGAATATTTGCATCTATTTGTGTAAATTTTGGATTAAACTATATCTTTTTTATAGAGTTAAGTGCTATTTTATTAATAGTTGCACTAATTATTTGGTCTTATAAGTATGTTTCTATTTTATTAGAAAATGATAAAAAACCAGAAATAGTAGTTCAAAAAATAGATGAAAATAAAAAAGAGGAATTTAAGCCAAAATGGAAAGTATAA
- a CDS encoding rhodanese-like domain-containing protein — protein MFKIILGSLLVATSLFSADLQSSGVEVTLENGKKAIIKREAKPKECESVAFDPKDIFGGKHEASSTVDENCKRSFVTYFGKIAPIKASDKIETYGELEVLEFIEKSKTDKNLLLIDSRTENWYNHETIATAINVPYVYTKKSQYPDEFAEALETFGVVEKNGKYDFTNAKTLLMFCNAIWCGQSPEAMKELIAIGYPQEKMKWYRGGMQSWLSVGLSTIKP, from the coding sequence ATGTTTAAAATAATTTTAGGAAGTTTACTTGTAGCAACTTCCCTATTTAGCGCTGATTTACAAAGTTCTGGAGTTGAAGTAACTTTAGAAAATGGGAAAAAAGCAATTATAAAAAGAGAGGCAAAACCAAAAGAGTGTGAAAGTGTTGCATTTGACCCAAAAGATATTTTTGGTGGGAAACACGAAGCATCTTCAACTGTAGATGAAAATTGCAAAAGAAGTTTTGTTACATATTTTGGAAAAATTGCACCAATAAAAGCATCAGATAAAATAGAGACTTATGGGGAATTAGAAGTTTTAGAGTTTATAGAAAAATCAAAAACAGATAAAAATCTTCTTTTAATTGATAGTAGAACTGAAAATTGGTACAACCACGAAACTATTGCAACAGCGATAAATGTTCCATATGTTTATACAAAAAAATCTCAATATCCAGATGAGTTTGCTGAGGCTTTAGAAACTTTTGGAGTAGTTGAAAAAAATGGAAAATATGACTTTACAAATGCAAAAACTCTTTTGATGTTTTGTAATGCAATTTGGTGTGGACAATCTCCTGAAGCTATGAAAGAACTAATAGCTATTGGTTATCCTCAAGAAAAAATGAAATGGTATAGAGGTGGTATGCAATCTTGGTTAAGTGTTGGATTATCAACGATTAAACCATAA
- a CDS encoding valine--tRNA ligase, which yields MSEKYEPSKVEDSFYKIWEDRGYFEIDGNRSIQEPNKNFAIMMPPPNVTGSLHIGHALTFTLQDIITRYKRMDGFKTLWQPGTDHAGIATQNVVEKQLLKEGTTKEELGREAFLQRVWKWKEFSGGTIVHQMRKLGVSPAWSRERFTMDEGLKEAVKEAFVKLYDEGMISQNNYMVNWCTHDGALSDIEVEHEEVNGKFYHMNYHFVDGCGFVTVATTRPETYFGDSAVMVHPDDERYKNIIGKEVFLPLINRKIKIIADSHVDMEFGTGVVKVTPAHDTNDYEVGLRHNLDFIKCFDEKGILNEECGEFKGVERLKARPIIVKKLQDEGFIVKIEDHNHQVGHCYRCKNIVEPYISKQWFVKKEVAAESIRKTYEGEAKFHPSHWLNSYRAWMDELRPWCISRQLWWGHRIPVFYCDSCNHQWATKEDEPKACPKCGKNHIHQDPDVLDTWFSSALWAFSPLGWGNNGQMKDTFNDSDLKDFYPNSLLITGFDIMFFWVARMMMMGEHFMGQLPFKDIYMHALVRDEHGAKMSKSKGNVIDPLDMVETHSADIIRFTLAYLAVQGRDIKLGENNLEQFRNFTNKLYNASNFLTLNVDTFPDLKDITIKTPLGLYMQSRLSHAVDEVRNSLETYKFNEAASALYRFVWMEFCDWGIEYSKASKESIVELGAIFKETLKLVSPFMPFISDYLYHKLSGTTLENGDSLMIMNFPKDIKKDENIENMFSIIEESIIAIRRAKTLIDMGNSKIEKAYLKLDAKIDINVAKPFIEKLAKVENVEFVTSKVENSITDVSNNLEVYIPTSQIDMKPIVEKLEKQKEKALKEFDKLNGMLSNERFVANAPANVIEENTKALEDVKSRLEKIEAELKSLS from the coding sequence ATGAGTGAAAAGTACGAGCCATCAAAGGTAGAAGATAGTTTTTATAAGATTTGGGAAGATAGAGGTTACTTTGAGATTGATGGAAACAGATCAATTCAAGAGCCAAATAAAAATTTTGCAATTATGATGCCACCTCCAAATGTAACAGGAAGTTTACATATTGGTCATGCACTTACATTTACTTTGCAAGATATAATTACAAGATACAAAAGAATGGATGGATTTAAAACTCTTTGGCAACCAGGAACTGACCACGCTGGAATTGCAACTCAAAATGTAGTTGAAAAACAACTTTTAAAAGAAGGGACTACAAAAGAAGAGTTAGGAAGAGAAGCTTTTTTGCAAAGAGTTTGGAAATGGAAAGAGTTTAGTGGTGGAACAATAGTTCACCAAATGAGAAAACTAGGAGTTAGTCCAGCTTGGTCAAGAGAGCGATTTACTATGGATGAGGGTTTAAAAGAGGCTGTAAAAGAGGCTTTTGTTAAACTTTATGATGAGGGAATGATTTCTCAAAATAACTATATGGTAAATTGGTGTACTCACGATGGTGCTTTAAGTGATATTGAAGTTGAGCATGAAGAGGTAAATGGTAAATTCTATCATATGAATTACCATTTTGTTGATGGTTGCGGATTTGTAACAGTTGCAACAACAAGACCTGAGACATATTTTGGAGATAGTGCTGTTATGGTACATCCAGATGATGAAAGATACAAAAATATAATTGGAAAAGAAGTTTTTTTACCGCTAATTAATAGAAAAATAAAAATTATTGCTGATTCTCATGTTGATATGGAGTTTGGAACAGGAGTTGTAAAAGTAACTCCAGCCCATGATACAAATGACTATGAAGTAGGGCTTAGACACAATTTAGATTTTATAAAATGCTTTGATGAAAAAGGTATTTTAAACGAAGAGTGTGGAGAGTTCAAAGGAGTTGAAAGACTAAAAGCTAGACCAATAATTGTTAAAAAACTTCAAGATGAAGGTTTTATTGTAAAGATTGAAGACCATAATCACCAAGTAGGGCACTGTTATAGATGTAAAAATATCGTTGAGCCCTATATTTCAAAACAGTGGTTTGTAAAAAAAGAGGTTGCAGCTGAGTCTATTAGAAAAACTTATGAAGGTGAAGCTAAGTTTCATCCTTCTCATTGGCTAAACTCATATAGAGCTTGGATGGACGAGTTAAGACCTTGGTGTATTTCTAGGCAACTTTGGTGGGGACATAGAATTCCAGTATTCTATTGCGATAGTTGCAATCATCAATGGGCTACAAAAGAAGATGAGCCAAAGGCGTGTCCAAAATGTGGTAAAAATCATATTCATCAAGATCCAGATGTTCTTGATACTTGGTTTAGTAGTGCTTTATGGGCATTTTCACCACTTGGTTGGGGAAATAATGGTCAAATGAAAGATACTTTTAATGATAGTGATTTAAAAGATTTTTATCCAAACTCACTATTAATTACTGGCTTTGATATTATGTTTTTCTGGGTTGCTAGAATGATGATGATGGGTGAACACTTTATGGGTCAACTTCCATTTAAAGATATTTATATGCATGCTCTTGTAAGAGATGAACATGGTGCTAAGATGTCAAAATCAAAAGGAAATGTAATTGACCCTCTTGATATGGTTGAAACACATAGTGCTGATATTATTAGATTTACTCTTGCATATTTAGCAGTTCAAGGAAGAGATATAAAACTTGGTGAAAATAATCTTGAACAGTTTAGAAACTTTACAAATAAACTTTATAATGCTTCAAACTTTTTAACTTTAAATGTTGATACATTCCCTGATTTAAAAGATATAACTATTAAAACGCCTCTTGGTCTTTATATGCAAAGCAGACTTAGTCATGCTGTTGATGAGGTAAGAAATTCACTTGAAACTTATAAATTCAATGAAGCAGCAAGCGCTTTATATAGATTTGTTTGGATGGAGTTTTGTGATTGGGGAATTGAGTACTCTAAAGCTAGTAAAGAAAGTATAGTTGAACTTGGAGCTATTTTTAAAGAGACTTTAAAGTTAGTTAGTCCATTTATGCCATTTATTTCTGACTACTTATATCATAAACTTAGTGGAACTACACTTGAAAATGGTGACTCTTTAATGATTATGAACTTCCCAAAAGATATTAAAAAAGATGAAAATATTGAAAATATGTTCTCTATAATTGAAGAGTCAATTATTGCTATACGAAGAGCAAAAACTCTAATAGATATGGGTAACTCTAAAATTGAAAAAGCATATTTGAAACTTGATGCTAAAATTGATATCAATGTTGCAAAACCATTTATAGAAAAACTTGCTAAAGTTGAAAATGTAGAGTTTGTAACTAGCAAAGTTGAAAATAGTATAACAGATGTTTCAAACAATCTTGAGGTTTATATTCCAACTTCACAAATTGATATGAAACCAATTGTTGAAAAACTAGAGAAACAAAAAGAGAAAGCTTTAAAAGAGTTTGATAAATTAAATGGAATGTTATCAAATGAAAGATTCGTTGCAAATGCACCTGCAAATGTAATAGAGGAAAATACAAAAGCTCTTGAAGATGTTAAATCTAGACTTGAAAAAATAGAGGCTGAGCTTAAAAGTTTAAGCTAA
- a CDS encoding methyl-accepting chemotaxis protein gives MFFNNKNDKILSEAINNNYAVIYFKPDGTVIKANEIFLKTMGYSLEEIVGKHHSIFCEDKFTNTQEYKDGWNNLRAGKTLTAEFQRVKKDKSLIFLRASYMPVIENGKVLEVIKLAQDITKNRLKNLFFIGQVKAINKSNAVIEFDMNGNILNANDNFLNTLGYKKEDIIGKHHSIFCEESYKNSNEYKEFWKKLNRGEFDSGEYLRIGKNGNHIWIQASYNPIFDMDGKAFRVVKYATDITHRKNTMFEVEKEIKEFSNSLNTLLSTSINMLKDAKFSNENSQNATNSSQNINSLIQDLSNKIDEMQQAIVDIASKTSKNEQIAQEANIQSKHTATAMIKLNEESQKIGETVNIISQIAFQTNILSLNAAVEAATAGEAGKGFAVVAQEVRNLASRSDDAAKNITERIALIQNLVKNSLDSIHEIDETISDISTISKEISVSMSEQKQNSSIVSQNAKDGSKSLNEVTKNMQDVVLSTENTLIEAQKTQDSSNSLVDISNKLIKTLQELK, from the coding sequence ATGTTTTTTAACAACAAAAATGACAAGATTTTAAGTGAAGCTATAAATAATAATTATGCAGTTATTTATTTTAAACCAGATGGTACAGTAATCAAAGCAAATGAAATTTTTTTGAAAACTATGGGATACTCTTTAGAGGAAATTGTAGGAAAACATCACTCTATATTTTGTGAAGATAAATTCACAAATACTCAAGAGTATAAAGATGGCTGGAATAATTTAAGAGCAGGAAAAACTTTAACAGCAGAGTTTCAAAGAGTAAAAAAAGATAAAAGCTTAATATTTTTAAGAGCTTCATATATGCCAGTTATAGAAAATGGCAAAGTTTTAGAAGTTATAAAATTGGCTCAAGATATTACAAAAAATAGATTAAAAAATCTATTTTTTATAGGACAAGTAAAAGCTATAAATAAGTCTAATGCGGTTATAGAATTTGATATGAATGGAAACATTTTAAATGCAAATGATAACTTCTTAAATACTTTAGGATATAAAAAAGAGGATATTATAGGGAAACATCACTCTATTTTTTGTGAAGAGAGTTACAAAAATTCAAATGAGTACAAAGAGTTTTGGAAAAAACTAAATCGTGGAGAGTTTGATAGTGGAGAATACCTAAGAATTGGAAAAAATGGTAACCATATTTGGATACAAGCAAGCTACAATCCAATATTTGATATGGATGGTAAAGCTTTTAGAGTTGTAAAATATGCAACAGATATTACACATAGAAAAAATACAATGTTTGAAGTTGAAAAAGAGATAAAAGAGTTTTCAAACTCTTTAAATACTCTTTTAAGTACTTCAATAAATATGTTAAAAGATGCAAAATTTTCAAACGAAAATTCTCAAAATGCTACTAACTCTTCACAAAATATAAACTCTTTAATTCAAGATTTATCAAATAAAATAGATGAGATGCAACAAGCAATAGTCGATATTGCTTCAAAAACTTCTAAAAATGAGCAAATAGCACAAGAAGCTAATATTCAATCAAAACATACGGCAACTGCAATGATAAAATTAAATGAAGAGAGCCAAAAAATAGGTGAAACAGTAAATATAATTTCTCAAATAGCATTTCAAACAAATATTTTAAGTCTAAATGCAGCAGTTGAAGCAGCAACAGCAGGAGAAGCTGGAAAAGGGTTTGCAGTAGTTGCTCAAGAAGTAAGAAATTTGGCTTCAAGATCAGATGATGCTGCAAAAAATATAACAGAAAGAATTGCACTTATTCAAAATTTGGTTAAAAATTCTCTTGATTCAATTCATGAAATAGATGAAACAATATCTGATATTAGCACTATTTCAAAAGAGATTTCAGTATCGATGAGTGAACAAAAACAAAACTCTTCTATAGTTTCACAAAATGCAAAAGATGGTTCTAAAAGTTTAAATGAAGTTACAAAAAATATGCAAGATGTTGTTTTAAGTACTGAAAATACTCTAATTGAAGCACAAAAAACACAAGATAGCTCAAACTCTTTAGTTGATATTTCAAATAAACTTATAAAAACTCTACAAGAGCTAAAATAA
- a CDS encoding MFS transporter: MIKSVLPLSFIISLRFFGLFIVLPVISVYAFSLEGANATLVGIVVGGYALTQVIFQTPFGIMSDKLGRKGTIVTGLLLFAIGSLICALATDIFALLLGRLLQGAGAIGAVVTAMISDVVKEEQRSKAMAIMGGFIGISFALAMGLGPIIGGYAGVPTLFYITMVLSLIAIFVLIKKVPNPPKITHTYNDKLNIKDVLGNANINKMHITNFLQKALMTFAFLVIPIILTKIYNWDIKDLWQVYIPSMILGLLAMGPASILAEKKGKYREVLVIGILLFIISYLLMGFSSSSIIFCIGVVLFFIGFNMHEPIMQSLTSKFAKVHQRGSVLGVFNSFGYLGTFVGGVFGGILLDNLDSYEIESFTLGVAVICILWAILIILMKNPSKTKNLYLSLDEYKLENSGKLNDNSNIEEWYINNTENILVVKYSQDKINEDDIKSILK, translated from the coding sequence ATGATTAAATCAGTTTTACCTTTGAGTTTTATTATATCTTTAAGATTTTTTGGACTTTTTATAGTTCTTCCTGTTATTTCTGTCTATGCTTTTAGCCTAGAAGGTGCAAATGCTACACTTGTAGGAATTGTTGTTGGTGGTTATGCCTTAACTCAAGTAATTTTTCAAACTCCTTTTGGAATTATGAGTGACAAATTAGGAAGAAAAGGAACAATCGTAACTGGTCTTTTACTTTTTGCTATTGGTTCACTTATTTGTGCCTTAGCAACAGATATTTTTGCTCTTCTTTTGGGAAGACTTTTACAAGGTGCAGGAGCTATTGGAGCAGTTGTAACTGCTATGATTAGTGATGTTGTAAAAGAAGAACAAAGATCAAAAGCTATGGCAATTATGGGTGGATTTATTGGTATTTCATTTGCTCTTGCTATGGGATTGGGTCCAATTATTGGTGGATATGCAGGGGTTCCAACACTTTTTTATATTACTATGGTTTTATCTTTAATTGCTATTTTTGTATTAATTAAAAAAGTTCCAAATCCACCAAAAATAACTCATACTTATAATGATAAACTAAATATAAAAGATGTTTTAGGAAATGCAAATATAAATAAAATGCACATTACAAACTTTTTACAAAAAGCGTTGATGACTTTTGCATTTTTAGTTATTCCAATAATTCTTACAAAAATATATAACTGGGATATAAAAGATTTATGGCAAGTATATATTCCATCTATGATTTTAGGGCTTCTTGCAATGGGACCAGCTTCAATTTTAGCAGAGAAAAAAGGAAAATATAGAGAAGTATTAGTTATAGGAATTTTATTATTTATAATCTCTTATTTATTGATGGGATTTAGCAGTAGTTCTATAATATTCTGTATTGGAGTTGTTCTATTTTTTATAGGGTTTAATATGCATGAACCAATTATGCAATCTCTTACATCTAAATTTGCAAAGGTTCACCAAAGAGGAAGTGTTTTGGGAGTATTTAACTCTTTTGGATATTTAGGAACATTTGTTGGTGGAGTTTTTGGTGGTATTTTATTGGATAATCTAGACTCTTATGAGATAGAAAGTTTCACTTTAGGAGTTGCTGTTATTTGTATTTTGTGGGCTATTTTAATAATTTTAATGAAAAATCCATCAAAAACAAAAAATCTATATCTAAGTTTAGATGAGTACAAGCTTGAAAATAGTGGAAAACTAAACGATAATTCAAATATCGAGGAATGGTATATAAACAATACAGAAAATATTTTAGTAGTAAAATATAGCCAAGATAAGATAAATGAAGATGATATTAAATCAATTTTAAAGTGA
- a CDS encoding non-canonical purine NTP pyrophosphatase: MNIILASANRGKIEEFKKLLPNSNVFAYSDILGKFDIDETGTSFKENAIIKASEVNEKLKQIGEKNFIVISDDSGISLPILQNAPGIFSARYAKVGASDKENNTKLISKLDELNLERTPAFYTACIAIIYNNLIYTVHGFMHGMAINKELGTNGFGYDPLFIPDGFDKTLGELDFEIKQEFSHRNRALKLAKKVLEVIL; this comes from the coding sequence ATGAATATTATTTTAGCAAGTGCAAATAGAGGTAAAATAGAAGAGTTTAAAAAACTTCTTCCTAATAGTAATGTCTTTGCATATAGCGATATTTTAGGAAAATTTGATATAGATGAAACTGGAACTAGTTTTAAAGAAAATGCAATAATAAAAGCTAGTGAGGTAAATGAAAAATTAAAACAAATAGGAGAAAAAAATTTTATAGTAATCTCCGATGATAGTGGAATTTCTCTTCCTATTTTACAAAATGCTCCTGGGATTTTTAGTGCAAGATATGCTAAAGTTGGTGCAAGTGATAAAGAGAATAATACAAAACTAATATCAAAATTAGATGAGTTAAATTTAGAGAGAACACCAGCTTTTTATACAGCTTGCATAGCAATAATATATAATAATTTAATATATACAGTTCACGGTTTTATGCATGGAATGGCTATAAATAAAGAGTTAGGAACAAATGGTTTTGGATATGACCCACTTTTTATTCCAGATGGTTTTGATAAAACTTTAGGAGAGTTAGATTTTGAAATAAAGCAAGAGTTTTCACATAGAAATAGGGCATTAAAATTGGCAAAAAAAGTTTTAGAAGTTATTCTTTAA